In the genome of Rhizobium rhizogenes, one region contains:
- a CDS encoding ABC transporter permease, producing MLRYILKRILVMIPTLILISMLVFTIIELPPGDYFESYVAELRAMGETANLAEIEELRVRYGFDQPAPIRYFRWATGMLVGDFGYSFEYQLPVSDVVGDRLWLTVLVSFVTIIVTWLIAFPIGIYSATHKYSWGDYGLTFLGLLGIAIPNFMLALILMYFANIWFGISIGHLMDREYLNQAMSWAKFKSILEHIWIPVLIIGTAGTAGMIRRLRANLLDELQKQYVVTARAKGLHPFKVLTKYPLRMALNFFISDIGSILPAIISGAEITAVVLSLETTGPMLIRALQSQDMYLAGSFLMFLAFLTVIGVLVSDIALAILDPRIRFGGGNVK from the coding sequence ATGCTGCGGTATATTTTAAAGCGCATCCTCGTCATGATCCCCACGCTGATCCTGATCTCGATGCTGGTCTTCACCATCATCGAATTGCCGCCGGGCGATTATTTCGAAAGTTATGTCGCCGAACTGCGCGCCATGGGCGAAACGGCAAACCTCGCCGAAATCGAGGAACTGCGCGTCCGCTATGGCTTCGATCAACCGGCGCCGATCCGTTATTTCCGCTGGGCCACCGGCATGCTGGTCGGTGATTTCGGTTATTCCTTCGAATATCAGCTGCCGGTCAGTGACGTGGTCGGAGATCGCCTCTGGCTGACGGTTCTGGTCTCCTTCGTCACCATTATCGTTACCTGGCTTATCGCCTTCCCGATCGGCATCTATTCCGCCACGCATAAATACAGCTGGGGAGATTACGGGCTCACCTTCCTTGGCCTGCTCGGCATCGCCATTCCCAACTTCATGCTGGCGCTGATCCTGATGTATTTCGCCAATATCTGGTTCGGCATATCCATCGGCCATCTGATGGATCGGGAATATCTCAACCAGGCGATGAGCTGGGCGAAGTTCAAGTCGATCCTTGAACATATCTGGATACCCGTCCTCATCATCGGAACGGCCGGCACCGCCGGCATGATCCGCCGCCTGCGCGCCAACCTGCTCGATGAATTGCAGAAGCAATATGTCGTCACCGCCCGTGCCAAGGGGCTGCACCCCTTCAAGGTGCTGACCAAATATCCGCTGCGCATGGCGCTGAATTTCTTCATCTCGGATATCGGCTCGATCCTGCCCGCGATCATATCGGGCGCGGAAATCACCGCTGTCGTCCTGTCGCTCGAAACCACCGGCCCGATGCTCATCCGGGCGTTGCAGAGCCAGGACATGTATCTGGCCGGTTCGTTCCTGATGTTCCTCGCTTTCCTGACGGTGATCGGCGTTCTGGTATCGGATATCGCCCTTGCCATACTCGACCCGCGAATCCGCTTCGGAGGTGGTAACGTCAAATGA